The Flexivirga oryzae genome has a segment encoding these proteins:
- the der gene encoding ribosome biogenesis GTPase Der → MSDSTHDESVENALRVGLDDFELSDEDRALLSADGVGADGEEQAPARPVVAIIGRPNVGKSTLVNRVLGRREAVVEDVPGVTRDRVAYDAEWSGRDFTLVDTGGWEVDASGIHLRVAEQAEVAIELADAVLFVVDAKVGATDTDEAVVRLLRRSKKPVVLVANKVDDQKTELEAAALWSLGLGQPWPISALHGRGTGDALDALLEVLPEKSAVSAYGRGGPRRVALVGRPNVGKSSLLNRLAGEDRVVVDNVAGTTRDPVDELIELGGKTWRFVDTAGIRRRVHLTRGADFYASLRTQAAIEKAEVAVVLIDAEDNIAEQDVRVVQQVIDAGRALVLAFNKWDLLDEERRHYLEREIERDLSQVAWAPRANISAVTGRHIDRLVPALEVALDSWDQRVPTGRLNSFLGEVVAAHPHPVRGGKQPRILFATQASTRPPRFVVFASGFIEAGYRRFLERRLREEFGFEGTPIELSVRVREKRRR, encoded by the coding sequence ATGTCTGATTCCACCCACGACGAGTCCGTCGAGAATGCGCTCCGGGTCGGCCTGGACGATTTCGAGCTGAGCGACGAGGACCGGGCACTGCTGTCCGCCGACGGTGTCGGCGCTGACGGCGAGGAACAGGCTCCTGCGCGGCCCGTGGTCGCGATCATCGGCCGGCCGAACGTCGGCAAATCGACCCTGGTCAACCGGGTCCTAGGCCGTCGCGAGGCCGTCGTCGAGGACGTGCCGGGCGTCACCCGGGACCGTGTGGCGTATGACGCCGAGTGGTCCGGCCGGGACTTCACCCTGGTGGACACCGGCGGCTGGGAGGTGGACGCCAGCGGCATACACCTGCGGGTTGCGGAGCAGGCGGAGGTCGCGATCGAGCTGGCCGACGCCGTGCTGTTCGTCGTCGACGCGAAGGTCGGCGCCACCGACACCGACGAGGCCGTCGTCCGGCTGCTGCGCCGCTCCAAGAAGCCGGTGGTCCTGGTCGCCAACAAGGTCGACGACCAGAAGACCGAGTTGGAGGCGGCCGCGCTGTGGTCGCTCGGGTTGGGCCAGCCGTGGCCGATCTCCGCGCTGCACGGCCGGGGCACCGGCGACGCGCTCGATGCGCTGCTGGAGGTGTTGCCGGAGAAGTCGGCCGTGTCGGCATACGGGCGCGGGGGACCGCGCCGGGTGGCCCTCGTCGGACGACCCAACGTCGGTAAGTCCTCGCTGCTGAACAGGCTGGCGGGGGAGGACCGTGTCGTGGTCGACAACGTCGCGGGCACGACCCGTGACCCCGTGGACGAATTGATCGAACTCGGCGGCAAGACCTGGCGATTCGTCGACACGGCGGGCATCCGCCGCCGGGTGCACCTGACCCGGGGTGCCGACTTCTACGCGTCGCTGCGCACCCAGGCGGCGATCGAGAAGGCCGAGGTCGCGGTCGTCCTGATCGACGCCGAGGACAACATCGCCGAGCAGGACGTGCGTGTCGTGCAGCAGGTGATCGACGCAGGGCGCGCGCTCGTGCTGGCCTTCAACAAGTGGGACCTGCTGGACGAGGAGCGCCGGCACTACCTGGAGCGGGAGATCGAGCGGGACCTGTCCCAGGTCGCGTGGGCGCCGCGCGCCAACATCTCCGCGGTGACCGGTCGCCACATCGACCGGCTGGTGCCCGCGCTGGAGGTCGCGCTCGACTCCTGGGACCAGCGGGTGCCCACCGGACGCCTGAACTCCTTCCTCGGTGAGGTTGTGGCCGCGCACCCACACCCGGTGCGCGGCGGCAAGCAGCCGCGGATCCTCTTCGCCACCCAGGCGTCGACGCGCCCGCCGCGCTTCGTCGTGTTCGCGTCGGGCTTCATCGAGGCCGGCTACCGCCGCTTCCTGGAGCGCCGGCTGCGCGAGGAGTTCGGCTTCGAGGGCACCCCGATCGAGCTGTCGGTGCGGGTGCGGGAGAAGCGGCGTCGCTGA
- a CDS encoding lysophospholipid acyltransferase family protein translates to MATQSYRPRRVDGYRKFGVRLGRLLYDVEILHSERMPKTGAMIAVSNHVAFLDGPVVFVYAPRRLRFLVKRSYFSSAWGVLLKMTGQIPIDQNTADREALATARQVLADGGGIGIFPEGTRGSGAVQTAQQGAAFLAQATGAQIVPVAVFGTRGAGGKDSWPKLRGPLRLVVGEPFILTKRVGVPGRERLRIATEELRTKLAAHVAEAARETGLALHAGTPE, encoded by the coding sequence ATGGCGACACAGAGTTATCGACCACGGCGGGTTGACGGCTACCGCAAGTTCGGCGTGCGCCTCGGGCGGCTGCTGTATGACGTCGAGATCCTCCACTCCGAACGCATGCCGAAGACCGGCGCGATGATCGCCGTGTCCAACCATGTGGCCTTCCTGGACGGCCCCGTGGTGTTCGTCTACGCACCCCGGCGGCTGCGGTTCCTGGTGAAACGGTCGTACTTCTCCTCCGCCTGGGGCGTGCTGCTGAAGATGACCGGTCAGATCCCGATCGACCAGAACACCGCCGATCGGGAGGCACTCGCGACCGCTCGCCAGGTGCTCGCCGACGGCGGCGGCATCGGCATCTTCCCGGAGGGCACCCGCGGTTCGGGTGCAGTGCAGACCGCGCAGCAGGGTGCTGCGTTCCTCGCGCAGGCCACCGGCGCGCAGATCGTGCCGGTCGCTGTCTTCGGCACGCGCGGTGCCGGCGGCAAGGACTCGTGGCCGAAGCTGCGTGGACCGCTTCGCCTGGTGGTCGGCGAGCCGTTCATCCTCACCAAGCGGGTCGGTGTGCCCGGCCGTGAACGACTGCGGATCGCGACGGAGGAGTTGCGCACCAAGCTGGCGGCGCACGTCGCCGAGGCGGCACGGGAGACGGGCCTGGCCCTGCACGCCGGGACGCCCGAATAA